In a single window of the Acyrthosiphon pisum isolate AL4f chromosome X, pea_aphid_22Mar2018_4r6ur, whole genome shotgun sequence genome:
- the LOC103308465 gene encoding uncharacterized protein LOC103308465, with protein MEITISYLFAITKKEDWMKIANDFNEIWNFPNCVGAIDGKHISIICPPGAGSEYYNYKGYHSIVLQAVVDAHAKFVVIDIDDYGRCSGIFKESLFAYPLLPNLMRPFPRRQLTNEKRIYNYRLSRARRIVECAFGIMVKRFNVLENKMLVGPEKATKITHSSYRTTQQVYGFFQFRKCFSSLARQIFSLKI; from the exons ATGGAAATTACTATCTCCTATTTATTTGCCATCACCAAAAAAGAAGACTGGATGAAAATAGCGAacgattttaatgaaatatggaATTTTCCAAATTGTGTTGGTGCAATTGATGGTAaacatatttctattatttgtcCTCCAGGTGCCGGATcggaatattacaattataaggGCTATCATTCAATTGTACTACAAGCGGTAGTCGATGCCCACGCAAAGTTTGTTGTAATAGACATTGATGATTATGGTCGATGTAGTGGGATTTTTAAAGAATcattatttg CTTACCCACTTTTACCAAACCTAATGAGGCCATTTCCTCGCAGACAGTTAACAAAtgaaaaacgtatttataactATCGTTTATCTCGTGCTAGGAGAATAGTAGAGTGTGCATTTGGAATAATGGTAAAACGATTTAATGTATTGGAAAATAAGATGTTAGTTGGCCCCGAGAAAGCTACTAAAATAACTCATAGCAGCTATCGAACAACGCAACAAGTTTATGGATTTTTTCAATTCAGAAAATGTTTCAGTTCCTTGGCAAGACagatatttagtttaaaaatataa